The following are encoded in a window of Sminthopsis crassicaudata isolate SCR6 chromosome 5, ASM4859323v1, whole genome shotgun sequence genomic DNA:
- the CLEC4E gene encoding C-type lectin domain family 4 member E: protein MDPLKDSAVENTERIGLHSPLCYWVIAGVSILFLSSCFITKCVVSHRLFSRGCEEDENQFYLTESSCSIGPSGINICCPLNWKKFQTSCYFFSNDTMTWTASFKSCEEMGAKLVVINTREEQNFLFRAKPRDREFYIGLTDQVVDGQWEWVDGTPFNKSLSFWDIGEPNNIAGVEDCVTIRDSSNAYRNWNDMTCFFKMYRICEMPVRFSTKEIQ, encoded by the exons atggaTCCCCTCAAAGATTCTGCAGTAGAAAACACAG AGAGAATAGGACTCCATTCTCCCCTATGTTATTGGGTTATCGCTGGAGTTTCTATATTATTCCTCAGCTCCTGTTTCATCACCAAATGTGTTG tgtCCCACCGCTTATTCTCTCGGGGGTGTGAAGAAGATGAGAACCAGTTTTATTTGACTGAATCCTCTTGCTCTATTGGCCCCTCAG GAATCAATATTTGCTGCCcattaaactggaaaaaatttcaaacaaGCTGTTACTTCTTCTCTAATGACACCATGACTTGGACTGCAAGCTTTAAGAGTTGTGAAGAAATGGGAGCCAAGCTTGTAGTTATAAACACACGAGAGGAGCAG AATTTTCTTTTCCGAGCAAAACCCAGAGACAGAGAGTTCTACATTGGGCTGACAGACCAAGTGGTTGATGGCCAGTGGGAGTGGGTGGATGGTACACCATTCAACAAATCTTTGAG CTTCTGGGATATAGGGGAGCCAAACAACATTGCTGGGGTTGAGGACTGTGTAACTATAAGAGACAGTTCAAATGCATATCGCAACTGGAATGATATGACATGCTTCTTCAAGATGTATCGAATTTGTGAAATGCCAGTGCGTTTTTCAACTAAGGAAATTCAGTAA